In Rhodamnia argentea isolate NSW1041297 chromosome 5, ASM2092103v1, whole genome shotgun sequence, the DNA window TGGGTAGCTGCTGCGGTAATGGAGAAATGCTAGGTATGAAGGCGTCCCAGTGGAATTAAGGAAGGAGGGCAGTTCAAAGCCGGAAACATTAGTACCAGATTCACCGGGCGGTGTAGTTGGAGCAAAACAAGCGTTGCCCGTTCTCTCGAAGTCCGAGCTCAAACTAAGAGATTGATTATCATACTCGACAAGGGACTCCGCAAAAGGGTGCAGTTTGAGCGGTGGCTGATCATCACACTCAGTTGGAGAACTTCGATTGGTTGATAGTTTAGTGTCGCTCCAGAAGGGATGACCCATCATGTCCTTACCGCACTCGGCAGGATCGCAGAATTCATCCTTCAAGCCCACAGATGCAACCCGGTTTTCCAAAGAAATAATCGTCAAAACGCTAATGACATGGCGAAGCAAAACCTTGGAACTTATGGAGCTTTCGGCACCCATTTCAGGAATTTTAGACGGAACGGTAGGAGCACAAGAACGGACAGAAACAGGGGAGCTTCTCTGGCATGTAGCAGAGACGGAAGGGGCTTCAGTGAGATTCAGTGGCTCAAACTAAAGATCGCATTATATGGATGTCTCGTCGAATCTTTTCTCACGTAAACACGCCAGTTGACTGGGTCAACTGAGAGTAGAGGACCCGAAAGAGCAAACGCGGTGGCCTGCCCTCAGAGCCACGACGATCTCACTGAGATTCGCCTTCGACCCTTGAATTGGATCTCTTTGGAGGTCGAGCGTACTATGATTTGAGTTCACGGCCGGCGATTGACTTGAAAAGTTAAGTCTTCTCGTCTTTTTTGGTTCTGATTGGGTGGAAGACAAACCAGAGAAGAGGACTGCTCTTCGATCACATCATCGGTACAGATCCGAAGAATCAGAGAAGGATTGGCACACAGGCCCTGATAGCAATCACGTAGCCATCGCCTCAGTCACAGCCCACGAGGACTCCGAACAAATCAAATCTTGATTTCATCTCTCATCTCATTCAGAATTTTACAACATGATGTTTTCTGTCTCTGTTGGAACGAAAGCAGCCATCGTCCCTGCATTTTCAGAAAAGAGGCGATCATGATCCATCCTGCAACTTTTTTCTGGCCATTTGAATCTCTACTAACAACATGTTCATTTGATCACATTAGTTCATATTTTAAACATGCATACGAATGCTGACCGAGACTGCCACGTTAGCGTTTCCCGAACAAACTAGTGGTATCATGACTTTTCTTTCGCATCGATTGGCTAAAGTTAACCTCAAGCCAAGGTTACACGATCGTGGCAACATGATCCTTGGTGAGACCGACCTGGCCAAGGTTGCACGACCATGGCGACGTGCTGCCTAGCCCTTGCCAAACAGCAGTTGTCACCCCACTAAGCATAAGTGGTGGAGGGATCGCAAACCATCATGAGTGGCACTCAGATGCAGGGGTCGAGAGCGTTCTCTGTTTTTTTGGtaacaatttatgttttttgCTGTGAGTATTCTCTCAGGTGCAGTCAGCGACAGCAGTGCCACCACAGGTGACAACGCCGACACTACTGCACTCCACACAATGACCACCACCGTCAGCCGCTAGTCCactctttcacttttttttttttttttaatctcagcATACTGTGTTTTTAGAAATGTTAATTCTGTTTTCTATTGgtcaaaagattttaaaaagcCCAGTGGAATGACAGTATCTGTAGAACAAAATTATACCTCTCAAGATTATCActcattagaaaaagaaatatatgaatggctgagatgaaaatcattaaatttttcgCTTAAGCACATAGCATGAAgatctctcttccctcctcAAAATCGAAATAATCATACATGTATCAACCGCCTCAGAATAAAAGAAAGCGACTTGACATAAGACAGTACCTGTGATTGACTTTGTCTAGATGTGCCCCTTCTATAAGTTCACAGCTCAAACACGGCTAGGTCAGAAGtacttatcttttctttttcttttttctccgttttttttttttttttgtcaaactggGCAACATTGATAAAGTGATCTCAGAATTGGACTTGTGTTAACAATACGAGGAAAAATATATCATACACTTCGGGAGAAATTTTATACGAGCGGCCTTATTACCATTATTGATTTAAGGAAGCACTCCTCTCGAATTGACAGTTTCCAAGTCGGTTTGTGCAAATTCCATGTGGTTTTTGGAATAAAATCTCCCGTTTAGGAACCGAACTCAGATTTAACCCAACATAAATTAAGACCACCGTTGATTTTAGAGTTTAAGCGGGAGTGTTCCCCATGTAAAACAAAGCCTAATCTGTAGTTAATAGGAAAGTAATTAGCGATACCTCGAGGGTGGCTTGTAAACTTTATAGACCTGCTTATGCTCGCACGACTCGAAGCTTGCCTTTATACACACAGCCATAGCCTCCCTAGCCTAGCTTTTCTTCGAAAGAGTCGGTCATCCTCTTGAATGGGAAGCACACAAGCTTCCATCATGCCATTCCATTCATTCTCTATGAAATTACCACCGAAGCAAACCAAGGAACACAAATCTCAAAATAAGTATCTGATATAACTTTATAAAGATGCTATAGTGACCTCAAATTGCAGCAGCGAACTCTCATCTGTAGTAGCTGCTGGGGATCTCAATGACGGGGATGACAAGTTTGGCTTGGCAGGAATTTGCAAGGCCTCAACACTTCCTTTTAGCATCTCCACGacttgactcattgctggtcgAATGCTCGGATCAATCTGAATGCACCACAAGCTGATTATGATCATCTTCTTCGCGAttccttcgtcttcctcgttcGTGATACCACGCAACCCGAGTTCTTCCTGAAGTTCAAGGCGTCGGTGAATCCAATGAGGGAAATATATTTCGCTAGTACGGTCCACCCCAACTTCAAAGTTCTTTCTCCCGCCGACCATTTCCATAACCATCATGCCGTAACTGTAGACATCCGATTTGTGAGAGACCCCTCCGATGTTCCTTATGACCAATTCCGGAGCAATGTAGCCTACAGTGCCGCGCGCACCCAACATTGACACGATACTCTCTTCTCTAGGACATATTTTGGCAAGACCAAAGTCAGAAATCTTGGGACAATAATTCCGATCGagaagaatgttgtgaggctttATATCAAAATGCAAAATCCTGGCATTACAGCCTCGATGCAGGTACTCTAGCCCTTGCGCTATGCCTAGGGAGATGTTGTATAATGTCTCCCAACTCAATTGCTGACTTGCCTCTGAAGTGTTGCTTTTGAATATGAACTTTTCCAGTGATCCGTTAGGCATGAACTCATAAACTAGAGCTCTTTTGCTTCCCTCAAAGCAAAAGCCCAGAAGGCTGACGACATTCACATGAGAAGTCCTGCTTATGCTCGCGACTTCATTGATAAATTCTTCCCCATCGCCTTTCAGTTTCTTCAAAAGCTTCACGGCCACAGGTTGACCGTCTCGAAGCTTGCCTTTGTACACATAACCATAGCCTCCTTGACCTAACTTTTCCTGGAAAGAATTGGTCATCCTCTTGATATCTTTGTAGGTATATCTTCTCGAAGAAATTAATCCCTCAATTTTCTGTG includes these proteins:
- the LOC115731328 gene encoding LEAF RUST 10 DISEASE-RESISTANCE LOCUS RECEPTOR-LIKE PROTEIN KINASE-like 2.4, whose product is MGVESSISSKVLLRHVISVLTIISLENLVASVGLQDEFCDPAECGKDMMGHPFWSDTKLSTNRSFPTDCDDKPALKLQPFGEFLVDYDNQSLRLSSEFERTGRACFAPTPPPGESATDDSGFVPPSFLKFSGTPSYLAFLHYSSSSPNVDHPCPYLTYPSVGANRTCVALVSQPKDPHPDLSAWGSHVFVPVELASWNIKEMKNGEFEKRLKDGFTVIWNLTSWDSCVKCKKSGGKCTKQDEGFLCFCSGTAYPLTCKAQHGIWVMKVATAASGVGIAIVILIVYSIRKKSNIRKHMVWITGKREHSEAAQKIEGLISSRRYTYKDIKRMTNSFQEKLGQGGYGYVYKGKLRDGQPVAVKLLKKLKGDGEEFINEVASISRTSHVNVVSLLGFCFEGSKRALVYEFMPNGSLEKFIFKSNTSEASQQLSWETLYNISLGIAQGLEYLHRGCNARILHFDIKPHNILLDRNYCPKISDFGLAKICPREESIVSMLGARGTVGYIAPELVIRNIGGVSHKSDVYSYGMMVMEMVGGRKNFEVGVDRTSEIYFPHWIHRRLELQEELGLRGITNEEDEGIAKKMIIISLWCIQIDPSIRPAMSQVVEMLKGSVEALQIPAKPNLSSPSLRSPAATTDESSLLQFEVTIASL